In Polaribacter sp. L3A8, a genomic segment contains:
- a CDS encoding carboxypeptidase-like regulatory domain-containing protein, with product MKQKRFFFILFFNLVITSSFSQEKITCRVLDVTSKEPITYATVMLKKIERGTHADLNGGFQIPIKYKSNGIIKISSIGYLSKEVQLSKLNSNGINIIYLSTSNNKLDEVVIKTSKKKKRKLLGIQIVKRAIKNILDNYPTEPHSYIGYYRDYQQPVGDSYQKNRQSKVAIKYLNVHEAIIESFDAGFDSDKLKGNKNQSLLYNYKINTKFIRDSTLTIPYDNKNKKYSESVYITPLGGNELNLLNLTNTIRSHDKMSFSYSNVFQKDFVKNHKFRLKNIVFADSIPLYEVTFSSILEKTSFEYSAYGSIYISKQDFSIYKLNYNLYYRNKKNPQYAVTIEYTPKKGKMYLNYITFNNFFEATNGNYFKIDKTFFNSKQKTFKIYFNRSVALTSIDKRNFKIYYKNKRLKVTAISPFEGSLRIFNVFIDDKSIAEINFENEKNNPRYTSFFQFDITKLKDLSGHEIDKRASIKMNKYREFFVQETFENKTATPQNKFIDKNAPLSRAKITKLKLEHDYWLNTPLKSSKN from the coding sequence TTGAAACAAAAAAGATTCTTCTTTATACTTTTTTTTAACTTAGTAATCACCTCATCTTTTTCTCAAGAAAAAATTACATGTAGAGTTTTAGATGTAACCTCTAAAGAACCTATAACGTATGCTACCGTAATGCTTAAAAAGATAGAAAGAGGTACACATGCAGACTTAAATGGAGGTTTCCAAATTCCTATTAAATACAAAAGCAACGGAATTATAAAAATATCTTCCATTGGATATCTATCTAAAGAAGTACAACTATCTAAACTAAATAGCAATGGTATAAATATCATTTATTTATCCACCTCAAATAATAAGTTAGATGAAGTTGTTATCAAAACCTCTAAAAAGAAAAAAAGAAAATTATTAGGCATCCAAATTGTTAAAAGAGCCATTAAAAACATATTGGATAACTATCCAACAGAACCACATTCTTATATTGGTTATTATAGAGATTACCAGCAACCCGTTGGAGACTCTTATCAAAAGAACAGACAATCTAAAGTAGCAATTAAATACCTAAATGTCCATGAAGCAATTATAGAATCTTTTGATGCAGGTTTTGATAGTGATAAATTAAAAGGCAATAAAAATCAGTCTCTTTTATATAATTATAAAATAAACACAAAGTTTATTAGAGACTCTACACTTACAATTCCTTATGACAATAAAAACAAAAAATATTCTGAAAGTGTATATATCACTCCTTTAGGCGGAAATGAGCTCAACTTATTAAACCTCACAAATACGATTAGAAGTCATGATAAAATGTCTTTTTCCTACAGCAATGTTTTTCAAAAAGACTTTGTAAAAAACCATAAATTCAGATTAAAAAACATCGTGTTTGCAGATAGTATCCCTTTATATGAAGTAACATTTTCTTCTATTTTAGAAAAAACAAGTTTTGAATACTCTGCTTATGGCAGTATCTATATTTCTAAACAAGATTTTTCTATTTATAAATTGAACTACAATCTCTACTATAGAAACAAGAAAAACCCACAATATGCTGTTACCATAGAATACACACCAAAAAAAGGTAAAATGTATTTGAATTACATCACTTTTAATAATTTCTTTGAAGCAACCAATGGAAATTATTTTAAAATTGATAAAACCTTTTTCAATAGCAAACAAAAAACTTTTAAAATCTATTTTAACAGAAGTGTAGCACTTACAAGCATTGATAAAAGAAATTTTAAAATCTATTACAAAAATAAAAGATTAAAAGTAACTGCTATTAGTCCTTTTGAAGGTAGTCTAAGAATTTTTAATGTTTTTATTGATGACAAATCTATTGCCGAAATAAATTTTGAAAACGAAAAAAATAACCCTAGATATACTTCTTTTTTTCAGTTTGATATTACCAAGTTAAAAGATCTAAGTGGTCATGAAATTGATAAAAGAGCGAGTATAAAGATGAATAAATACCGAGAATTCTTTGTACAAGAAACCTTTGAGAATAAAACAGCAACTCCACAAAACAAGTTTATAGATAAAAATGCTCCATTATCTAGAGCCAAAATAACCAAGTTAAAACTAGAACATGATTACTGGTTAAACACTCCTTTAAAATCTAGTAAAAATTAA
- a CDS encoding mechanosensitive ion channel family protein, whose protein sequence is MKNFLWFLVFLPMFTVAQDSIRVDMSNPHATVYTHLYFLQTDTYAPKKAAKTILGLSEEQAIEKAIKIKQVLDGKGLYVDVNKIPTNPNYKDTIGYSSYHRYVLFPLRMPEIYIEKIGENWYYSTETIARIESLYKGVYPWYVQKLQKLVPVSGHKKILNLELWQIVGLLIILALGYLIFLIIKRVAFFILLKIQHQITKNTNLEVNKVIKKLAHPISLLVTLTFVDKVFPSLQFGLTTNTWVFLVLNIAETVFWIYVFLKLVQVIMRIYAEFTERTHGRLDDQLVPILHSFLTGLVVVVGIFKLLMLFGVDTTTMLAGATIGGLAFALASQDTVKNLIGTIMIFLDKPFHIEDWIEAGEVVGTVERVGFRSTQVRAADTSIYQIPNSRLSELVINNKGLRLFRRYNTNLGLRYDTPPELIEAFVKGVREIIIAHPETRSDSYNVEFNGFGDSALLIMVNVYFKSLTWGIEQSSKHRLHIAIVKLAKELGVDFAFPSTTVTIENFPEKKGLNPKYNIDQARIDAVITNVVSDFNKGNPSETSS, encoded by the coding sequence ATGAAGAATTTTTTGTGGTTTCTTGTTTTCTTGCCAATGTTTACGGTTGCTCAAGATAGTATTCGTGTAGATATGAGCAATCCTCACGCTACAGTGTATACACATTTATACTTTTTACAAACTGACACTTATGCGCCTAAAAAAGCGGCAAAAACTATTTTAGGACTTTCTGAAGAGCAGGCAATAGAAAAAGCAATAAAAATAAAACAAGTTTTAGATGGTAAAGGCTTGTATGTAGATGTAAATAAAATTCCTACCAACCCAAATTACAAAGATACTATTGGGTATTCTTCTTATCATAGATATGTGTTGTTTCCTTTAAGAATGCCAGAGATTTATATAGAGAAAATAGGAGAGAACTGGTATTATTCAACAGAAACAATTGCCAGAATAGAAAGTTTATATAAAGGGGTTTATCCTTGGTATGTGCAGAAGTTACAGAAATTAGTACCTGTTTCTGGACATAAAAAAATATTAAATTTAGAACTGTGGCAAATTGTTGGTTTGCTAATAATACTAGCTTTAGGATACCTTATTTTTTTAATTATTAAAAGAGTTGCTTTTTTTATTTTATTAAAGATTCAACATCAAATTACAAAAAACACCAATTTAGAAGTTAACAAAGTAATTAAAAAGTTGGCACACCCAATAAGTCTATTAGTTACGTTAACTTTTGTAGATAAAGTTTTTCCATCATTACAATTTGGTTTAACAACAAATACGTGGGTGTTTTTGGTTTTAAACATTGCAGAAACAGTGTTCTGGATTTATGTTTTCTTAAAATTAGTACAAGTGATAATGCGTATTTATGCAGAGTTTACAGAAAGAACACACGGTAGGTTAGATGATCAATTAGTGCCTATTTTGCATAGTTTTCTTACAGGTTTAGTAGTTGTTGTTGGTATTTTTAAGTTGTTAATGCTTTTTGGAGTAGATACTACAACCATGTTAGCTGGAGCAACTATTGGTGGTTTGGCATTTGCATTAGCGTCTCAAGACACAGTAAAAAACTTAATTGGGACCATCATGATTTTTCTTGACAAACCTTTCCATATAGAAGATTGGATAGAAGCTGGAGAAGTAGTAGGTACTGTAGAAAGAGTTGGGTTTAGATCTACACAAGTGCGTGCAGCAGATACTTCTATATATCAAATACCAAATAGTAGATTGTCTGAATTGGTTATTAATAACAAAGGTTTGCGTTTGTTTAGACGTTACAATACCAATTTAGGTTTGCGTTATGATACACCGCCAGAATTAATAGAGGCCTTTGTAAAAGGAGTAAGAGAAATTATTATTGCACATCCAGAAACACGTTCAGATTCTTATAATGTTGAGTTTAATGGTTTTGGAGATTCTGCATTACTAATTATGGTAAATGTATATTTTAAGAGTTTAACTTGGGGTATAGAACAATCATCAAAGCATAGATTGCATATTGCTATTGTAAAGTTAGCGAAAGAATTAGGTGTAGATTTTGCTTTCCCTTCTACAACAGTTACGATAGAAAATTTCCCGGAGAAAAAAGGATTAAATCCTAAATATAATATAGATCAAGCAAGAATTGATGCTGTAATTACTAATGTTGTAAGTGATTTTAATAAAGGAAATCCATCAGAAACTAGTTCATAA
- a CDS encoding IS110 family transposase: protein MNKYKEIFGVDISKDVFDVYGSTSGHDQFKNDELGFKIFLKNLPKNSLVIMEATGYYHYRLAQFLYKQSIFVSIVNPLSVKRFIQMKLSKVKTDKSDAKAICEYGGINEVPLYTALTNVQSECLQLFRLLDSDIKKRTAVKNKIHGEEVLGIPSKWVYGSLKRTKKHLDKEILGIETKVLSLVKQDQQAQLTLLTSIPGIGLKTALFLIVITDGFRKFETASQLCSYVGITPTIRVSGSSVRGRSRISKVGNRKLRNLLFLCAFTACKHNKGCREIYERIVNKGKSKKLALIAVSNKLIKQSFAIAKSGLPYDETYVSVLSK from the coding sequence ATGAATAAATATAAGGAAATTTTTGGAGTTGACATCAGTAAAGACGTTTTTGATGTTTATGGAAGTACAAGTGGTCATGATCAGTTTAAAAATGATGAATTAGGGTTTAAAATATTCTTAAAAAATCTCCCTAAAAACTCATTAGTAATTATGGAAGCAACGGGTTATTACCATTACAGGTTAGCTCAGTTTTTATACAAACAAAGCATTTTTGTATCTATTGTAAATCCTTTATCTGTAAAGCGTTTTATCCAAATGAAATTGTCTAAAGTAAAGACGGATAAAAGTGATGCAAAGGCTATCTGTGAATATGGAGGCATCAATGAAGTTCCATTGTATACTGCTCTTACCAATGTTCAGAGTGAGTGCTTACAGTTGTTTAGATTATTAGATAGTGATATTAAAAAACGCACAGCGGTAAAGAATAAAATTCACGGAGAAGAAGTTTTAGGGATTCCCTCTAAGTGGGTTTATGGTTCTTTAAAACGGACTAAAAAACATTTAGATAAAGAGATTTTAGGAATCGAAACAAAAGTACTTTCGTTAGTAAAACAAGACCAGCAAGCACAATTAACATTACTAACTAGTATTCCAGGGATAGGTTTGAAAACGGCATTGTTTTTAATCGTAATTACTGATGGGTTTAGGAAGTTTGAAACGGCTTCACAATTATGTAGTTATGTAGGGATCACTCCAACGATAAGAGTGTCTGGAAGTAGTGTACGTGGAAGAAGTAGAATAAGTAAGGTTGGAAATAGGAAACTACGAAACCTCTTGTTTCTCTGTGCTTTTACAGCTTGTAAACATAATAAAGGATGTCGTGAGATTTATGAGCGAATTGTTAACAAGGGTAAGAGTAAGAAATTGGCTTTAATAGCGGTTTCAAATAAATTGATAAAACAGAGTTTTGCTATCGCAAAATCAGGTTTACCATATGACGAAACGTACGTTTCTGTTTTATCAAAATAA
- a CDS encoding tRNA dihydrouridine synthase — translation MSQTLLSSPLQGFTDYKFRNAFNHFFGGIDTFYSPYIRLNGKMVIKNSYKKDILLENNTELEVIPQIITNDVEEFLFVAKYVRELGYKELNWNLGCPYPMVTKRGMGSGLIADPEKINSILHKIHNESDILVSMKMRMGYETPEEILDVLPILDTYPLKNIAIHARIGKQLYKGGTNLEAFQKCLDNSKHKMYYNGDITSVAAFKKLQERFTSIDHWMIGRGLIADPFLPSMIKNDTTEYPKNRFDIFNEFHNRIFTEYDAALSGPTPIKMKMLGFWEYFSQSFSNPQKTYKKIKKASNVKNYEIVVREIFKEAKNG, via the coding sequence ATGAGTCAGACACTTTTATCTTCTCCTTTACAAGGATTTACAGATTACAAATTTAGAAATGCATTCAATCATTTTTTTGGAGGAATAGACACATTCTATTCACCTTACATTCGTTTGAATGGTAAAATGGTGATTAAAAATTCTTACAAGAAAGATATTCTTTTAGAGAATAATACTGAGTTAGAAGTAATTCCGCAAATTATTACCAACGATGTAGAAGAGTTTCTTTTTGTAGCTAAATACGTAAGAGAATTAGGTTACAAAGAATTAAATTGGAATTTAGGTTGCCCCTACCCGATGGTTACCAAGCGCGGAATGGGTTCTGGATTAATTGCAGATCCTGAAAAAATAAATAGTATTCTTCATAAAATTCATAATGAATCTGATATTTTAGTTTCTATGAAAATGAGAATGGGCTATGAAACTCCAGAAGAAATCCTAGATGTGTTGCCTATTTTAGATACTTATCCTTTAAAAAACATTGCTATTCATGCAAGAATAGGAAAACAGTTATACAAAGGCGGAACCAATTTAGAGGCATTTCAAAAATGTTTAGATAACAGCAAGCATAAAATGTATTATAATGGTGATATCACTTCCGTTGCTGCATTTAAAAAACTACAAGAACGATTTACATCAATAGATCATTGGATGATTGGACGAGGCTTAATTGCAGATCCTTTTTTACCAAGTATGATTAAAAACGATACCACAGAATATCCAAAAAATAGATTTGATATTTTTAATGAATTTCACAATCGTATTTTTACAGAATATGACGCTGCACTTTCTGGACCAACTCCTATTAAAATGAAAATGCTTGGTTTTTGGGAGTATTTTTCTCAAAGCTTTTCAAATCCTCAGAAAACGTATAAAAAAATTAAAAAAGCAAGCAACGTAAAGAATTACGAGATTGTCGTAAGAGAAATTTTTAAAGAAGCAAAAAACGGATAA